A part of Miscanthus floridulus cultivar M001 chromosome 6, ASM1932011v1, whole genome shotgun sequence genomic DNA contains:
- the LOC136458228 gene encoding transcription factor UPBEAT1-like, translating to MAAQSCCDAVAGTAAPAATRRLKLTRPLASLMKARKIRKKAAGGKRPRAAASRKRVMAIRRKMEALRRLVPLCGDDGRESGGDRLDELLLHAAGYILRLQMQLRVMQVMVHALNNLPED from the coding sequence ATGGCTGCTCAGAGTTGCTGCGATGCCGTTGCCGGCACTGCTGCACCGGCGGCCACAAGGCGCCTGAAATTGACAAGGCCGTTGGCGTCGCTCATGAAGGCGAGAAAGATAAGAAAGAAGGCTGCCGGCGGCAAACGCCCAAGGGCGGCAGCGTCGAGGAAGCGCGTGATGGCGATCAGGAGGAAGATGGAAGCGCTGAGGAGGCTCGTGCCACTGTGCGGAGACGACGGCCGGGAGTCTGGTGGGGACCGGCTGGACGAGCTCCTCCTGCACGCCGCCGGGTACATCCTGCGCCTCCAGATGCAGCTCAGAGTGATGCAGGTCATGGTCCATGCATTAAATAACCTGCCGGAGGATTAA